In Alistipes ihumii AP11, a genomic segment contains:
- a CDS encoding DUF6443 domain-containing protein, translated as MKRHMLLLILTLISLSVVRGAELNPGRIRGEQRIEAGAVPAPIRNDLLPYGSTAVPYTFQWEYAEEANLGLGWLIIFGATSESYQPGALGKSTRYRRAVVYMDGIVQKRAYTNEVLVTVTPATQPLTPGSISGDQTVEAGVRPAELANVVSPQNPGGTYVVFWQSAPTSSGPWTHIAGATALAYRPQPLAATTYFRRGANRADGQNAYSNVVCVRVVQPLSDANYVLEYEPLTATDDPRTLDAGQCRRTATYADGLGRPVQTVRIGASPSGADLVTRTDYDSAGRESRSWLPVPVPNNGGKYVAPATLAARAESFYADEAPYGRTLYEASPLGRTASVFGPGKAWHESGRAVRNRYLTNSAADSLRCARYVADSDRDAVRLSRQGDYPEGELLVTAATDEDGRLSYTFQDKGGQSVLIRRMNGSETLDTYYVYDACGLLRAVLPPKASAMLESQTGALDMSSATVADLTYLYRYDRRGRPVGVRRPGAQEVRYLYDDTDRPVFSQDGVQRRSGEWSYSIPDALGREVLRGTCKTLGGANLAQSLLDGKTLVARYDGSSGDAGYAVLLDGQAVELAGGRFLSAQYYDSYDFLSRSEFSELGFENDPNYGKRYTGGDKSLHTGSIRTSLSPQQTVRMPEAYYYDLHGRLVQSNGRNHLGGKDRYLARYDFTGRPVQTRESHSSSASGSQRGLTTTLAYDHDGRLSQRRTTLSSVTTPLTARYSYDEAGRLSEKTLGPTPVSYTYNVRGWIGKIASAPFVSELRYENPRYGGAPLYSGMVSQWTWKHGQQPENDYVFSYDGVGRMVAAKHFVDGARTDGYTERGIRYDANGNLLAISRTAGGAVSDSLRFTLGGDVLLDVSGTSTGVFEYDPSGNLVKDGLNRLEFSYNCLNLMQTVQTTVGASKAQFTYGSDGRKLSEKARTGGFEYLGSLIYAYRGGTLSLAQAVTDEGTIQSAGVNYFIRDHLGSVRAVVDHTGKIVERNDYYPFGGRHENASLPLTSVNRYKFGGKETLEPVSLDMLDFGARFYDPRIARWNTQDPLAEKYFSLSPYNYCAGNPITLVDPTGMVMDDYRLKKNGEIELMKKTNDNYDVIYAENEKGEVDLFKSIQIDKNILPSKKSDNSEISKTPYDYYEIFDDNQAQKLTEFVWENSTVEWGVTSVDIIDHQQYQSVNYLSTSHLESQEYGAAALFKMLTTFPNRQMKYILDYKKNEHNHPNGTACYSNADLQFAMMIWRMFPNAVFNIYIPSKYRPIKSILPIKFDIPETVVFKSK; from the coding sequence ATGAAAAGACATATGCTGCTGCTCATCTTGACGCTGATCTCCCTCTCGGTAGTCCGTGGCGCCGAGCTAAACCCCGGCAGAATCCGGGGCGAACAGAGGATCGAGGCCGGAGCCGTGCCCGCCCCGATCCGGAACGACCTGTTGCCGTACGGTTCGACGGCGGTACCCTACACCTTCCAGTGGGAATACGCCGAGGAGGCGAATCTGGGGCTCGGCTGGCTGATTATCTTCGGCGCTACGTCCGAGAGCTACCAGCCCGGAGCGCTCGGCAAGAGCACCCGCTACCGTCGGGCGGTCGTCTATATGGACGGCATAGTCCAAAAAAGGGCCTACACGAACGAGGTGCTCGTTACGGTCACTCCGGCGACTCAGCCGCTGACTCCCGGCAGCATATCGGGCGATCAGACGGTAGAGGCCGGCGTCCGGCCCGCCGAACTCGCGAATGTCGTTTCGCCGCAAAACCCGGGCGGCACATACGTCGTATTCTGGCAGTCGGCCCCGACCTCCTCGGGTCCGTGGACCCATATCGCCGGAGCTACCGCCCTCGCGTACCGGCCGCAGCCGCTCGCGGCTACGACCTACTTTCGCCGGGGAGCGAACCGGGCCGACGGGCAAAACGCCTACTCGAACGTCGTCTGCGTCCGGGTCGTGCAGCCCCTGAGTGACGCGAACTACGTGCTCGAGTACGAGCCGTTGACCGCAACCGACGACCCGCGCACGCTCGATGCCGGACAGTGCCGCCGCACGGCGACCTATGCGGACGGACTGGGACGGCCCGTGCAGACCGTTCGTATCGGGGCCTCTCCCTCGGGAGCCGACCTGGTCACGCGGACCGACTACGACAGTGCCGGCCGCGAGAGTCGGTCGTGGCTTCCCGTACCCGTGCCGAACAACGGAGGCAAGTATGTCGCACCGGCCACCCTCGCCGCACGGGCCGAGAGTTTCTATGCCGACGAAGCCCCCTACGGGCGGACCCTCTACGAGGCTTCTCCTCTGGGCCGGACGGCATCGGTTTTCGGTCCGGGCAAGGCTTGGCACGAAAGCGGCCGCGCCGTGCGGAACCGCTATCTGACGAACTCCGCGGCTGACTCGCTGCGCTGCGCACGCTACGTGGCCGACAGCGACCGGGACGCCGTGCGGCTCTCCCGGCAGGGAGACTATCCGGAGGGCGAGCTGCTCGTGACCGCCGCGACGGACGAGGACGGACGGCTGTCGTACACGTTCCAAGACAAGGGCGGACAAAGCGTTCTCATCCGGCGGATGAATGGCTCCGAGACGCTCGACACCTACTACGTCTACGATGCTTGCGGCCTGCTGCGGGCCGTGCTGCCTCCGAAAGCCTCGGCGATGCTCGAGTCGCAGACCGGAGCGCTCGACATGTCCTCGGCGACCGTCGCCGATCTGACCTACCTCTACCGCTACGACCGCCGGGGCCGTCCCGTCGGAGTCAGGCGTCCCGGGGCTCAGGAAGTACGCTATCTGTACGACGATACGGACCGTCCCGTTTTTTCACAGGACGGCGTGCAGCGACGCTCGGGAGAATGGTCCTATTCGATTCCCGACGCGCTGGGCCGCGAGGTTCTTCGAGGAACTTGCAAGACGCTCGGCGGAGCGAACCTTGCGCAAAGCCTGCTCGACGGGAAAACGCTCGTCGCACGATACGACGGCTCGTCGGGCGATGCCGGGTACGCCGTTCTGCTCGACGGACAGGCGGTCGAACTGGCCGGCGGACGCTTCCTCTCGGCCCAGTATTACGACTCCTACGACTTTCTTTCCCGCTCGGAGTTCTCCGAACTCGGATTCGAGAACGACCCGAACTACGGCAAACGGTACACCGGCGGAGACAAGAGCCTCCATACGGGAAGCATCCGCACGAGCTTGTCGCCCCAGCAGACCGTCCGGATGCCCGAGGCATACTATTACGACCTGCACGGACGACTCGTTCAGTCCAACGGCCGCAACCACCTCGGAGGAAAGGACCGGTATCTTGCGCGGTACGACTTCACGGGGCGGCCGGTCCAGACCCGGGAGTCGCATTCTTCTTCGGCCAGCGGCTCGCAAAGGGGACTGACGACGACCCTCGCATACGATCATGACGGACGTCTTTCGCAGCGGCGGACGACGCTCTCATCCGTGACGACTCCTCTCACGGCGAGATACTCCTACGACGAGGCGGGAAGACTGAGCGAAAAAACACTCGGCCCGACTCCCGTAAGCTATACGTACAACGTCCGAGGCTGGATCGGCAAGATTGCGAGCGCTCCGTTCGTCTCCGAACTCCGATACGAGAACCCTCGGTACGGAGGCGCTCCTCTCTACTCGGGCATGGTCTCGCAGTGGACATGGAAGCACGGACAGCAACCCGAAAACGATTATGTGTTCTCCTACGACGGTGTCGGACGGATGGTCGCAGCCAAGCACTTCGTGGACGGAGCGAGAACCGACGGTTACACGGAGCGCGGAATCCGCTACGACGCGAACGGGAACCTGCTGGCCATATCGAGGACGGCCGGAGGAGCGGTGAGCGACAGTCTGCGGTTCACCCTCGGCGGAGACGTGCTGTTGGACGTCTCAGGGACCTCGACGGGCGTGTTCGAGTACGATCCGAGCGGGAATTTGGTGAAAGACGGGCTGAATCGTTTGGAATTCAGTTATAATTGTTTAAATTTGATGCAGACGGTACAGACTACCGTCGGAGCGTCCAAGGCTCAGTTCACCTACGGATCGGACGGCAGGAAGCTCTCGGAGAAAGCCAGAACCGGCGGGTTCGAGTACTTGGGTTCTTTGATATATGCTTATCGCGGCGGTACTCTCTCCCTCGCGCAAGCGGTGACCGACGAGGGGACGATTCAGTCGGCGGGAGTGAATTACTTTATCCGGGATCATCTGGGCAGCGTCCGTGCCGTCGTGGACCACACGGGCAAGATCGTCGAGCGGAACGACTACTATCCTTTCGGGGGACGGCATGAAAATGCCTCTTTGCCCTTGACAAGCGTCAATCGCTACAAGTTCGGCGGCAAGGAAACGCTCGAACCGGTCAGCCTCGATATGCTCGACTTCGGAGCCAGATTCTACGACCCGAGGATCGCTCGCTGGAATACGCAGGACCCGTTGGCGGAGAAATACTTCTCGCTTTCACCCTATAATTATTGTGCTGGAAATCCCATCACGTTGGTCGATCCGACGGGGATGGTAATGGACGATTATCGTTTGAAGAAAAATGGAGAGATCGAGTTGATGAAAAAGACAAACGATAATTACGATGTCATTTATGCTGAAAATGAAAAAGGAGAAGTAGATTTGTTCAAATCAATTCAAATAGATAAAAACATTCTACCGTCCAAGAAAAGTGATAATTCGGAAATATCGAAAACGCCCTATGATTATTACGAGATTTTCGATGATAATCAAGCACAAAAATTGACCGAATTCGTCTGGGAAAATTCAACGGTAGAATGGGGGGTGACTTCTGTGGATATTATTGATCATCAACAGTATCAATCCGTAAACTATCTGTCAACTTCTCACTTAGAAAGTCAAGAATATGGAGCAGCAGCATTATTCAAAATGCTAACGACATTTCCTAATCGTCAAATGAAATATATACTAGATTACAAGAAAAATGAACACAACCATCCAAATGGAACAGCTTGTTATTCAAATGCAGACTTGCAATTTGCAATGATGATATGGCGAATGTTTCCTAACGCTGTGTTTAATATTTACATTCCATCAAAATATCGTCCAATAAAATCTATACTTCCGATCAAATTCGACATACCGGAAACAGTTGTATTTAAATCTAAATGA
- a CDS encoding RHS repeat domain-containing protein yields MLPFSCSVFSQDGVQRRSGEWSYSIPDALGREVLRGTCKTLGGANLAQSLLDGKTLVARYDGSSGDAGYAVLLDGQAVELAGGRFLSAQYYDSYDFLSRSEFSELGFENDPNYGKRYTGGDKSLHTGSIRTSLSPQQTVRMPEAYYYDLHGRLVQCNGRNHLGGKDRYLARYDFTGRPVQTRESHSSSASGSQRGLTTTLAYDHDGRLSSQRLALSSATIPMTTNYSYDEAGRLSEKTLGSTPVSYAYNVRGWIGKIASAPFVSELRYENPRYGGAPLYSGMVSQWTWKHGQQPENDYVFSYDGVGRLVAAKHFVDGARTDGYTERGIRYDANGNLLSISRTAGGAVSDSLRFTLGGDVLLDVSGTSTGVFEYDPSGNLVKDGLNRLEFSYNCLNLMQTVQTTVGASKAQFTYGSDGRKLSEKARTGGFEYLGSLIYAYRGGTLSLAQAVTDEGTIQSAGVNYFIRDHLGSVRAVVDHTGKIVERNDYYPFGGRHENSALSLSATNRYKFGGKETLEPVSLDMLDFGARFYDPRIARWNTQDPLAEKYFSLSPYNYCAGNPITLVDPTGMFMTDYFNLNGKKVRHVDDNKTDRYLVLTTSSQESIVDQTIEAGGMIDVPTNDMVALMSEIYDRMEQTGLEYGFRVGEKGTLSRIVEGKSGELSFNDWLPAMKDLVDQGDRVVLDAHGHPLKKDENGNIISVGTPKPSPVDKENVVGCQPNIVLGYQQQQFPVHNTFPTQFETKTVRYIGFFNRDQVFSPIEFSKFRNSIFKINKQR; encoded by the coding sequence TTGCTCCCTTTCTCATGCTCCGTTTTTTCACAGGACGGCGTGCAGCGACGCTCGGGAGAATGGTCCTATTCGATTCCCGACGCGCTGGGCCGCGAGGTTCTTCGAGGAACTTGCAAGACGCTCGGCGGAGCGAACCTTGCGCAAAGCCTGCTCGACGGGAAAACGCTCGTCGCACGATACGACGGCTCGTCGGGCGATGCCGGGTACGCCGTTCTGCTCGACGGACAGGCGGTCGAACTGGCCGGCGGACGCTTCCTCTCGGCCCAGTATTACGACTCCTACGACTTTCTTTCCCGCTCGGAGTTCTCCGAACTCGGATTCGAGAACGACCCGAACTACGGCAAACGGTACACCGGCGGAGACAAGAGCCTCCATACGGGAAGCATCCGCACGAGCTTGTCGCCCCAGCAGACCGTCCGGATGCCCGAGGCATACTATTACGACCTGCACGGACGACTCGTTCAGTGCAACGGCCGCAACCACCTCGGAGGAAAGGACCGGTATCTTGCGCGGTACGACTTCACGGGGCGGCCGGTCCAGACCCGGGAGTCGCATTCTTCTTCGGCCAGCGGCTCGCAAAGGGGACTGACGACGACCCTCGCATACGATCATGACGGACGTCTCTCGTCGCAACGGCTCGCACTCTCTTCCGCGACGATTCCGATGACGACAAACTACTCCTACGACGAGGCGGGAAGACTGAGCGAAAAAACACTCGGCTCGACTCCCGTAAGCTATGCGTACAACGTCCGAGGCTGGATCGGCAAGATTGCGAGCGCTCCGTTCGTCTCCGAGCTCCGATACGAGAACCCTCGGTACGGAGGCGCTCCTCTCTACTCGGGCATGGTCTCGCAGTGGACATGGAAACACGGACAGCAACCCGAAAACGATTATGTGTTCTCCTACGACGGTGTCGGAAGATTGGTTGCAGCCAAGCACTTCGTGGACGGAGCAAGAACCGACGGTTACACGGAGCGTGGAATCCGCTACGACGCGAACGGGAACCTGCTGTCGATTTCGCGGACGGCCGGTGGAGCGGTGAGCGACAGTCTGCGGTTCACCCTCGGCGGGGACGTGCTGTTGGACGTCTCAGGGACCTCGACGGGCGTGTTCGAGTACGATCCGAGCGGAAATTTGGTGAAAGACGGGCTGAATCGTTTGGAATTCAGTTATAATTGTTTAAATTTGATGCAGACGGTACAGACTACCGTCGGAGCGTCCAAGGCTCAGTTCACCTACGGCTCGGACGGCAGGAAGCTCTCGGAGAAAGCCAGAACCGGCGGGTTCGAGTACCTGGGTTCTTTGATATATGCTTATCGCGGCGGTACTCTCTCCCTCGCGCAAGCGGTGACCGACGAGGGGACGATTCAGTCGGCGGGAGTGAATTACTTTATCCGGGATCATTTGGGCAGCGTCCGTGCCGTCGTGGACCACACGGGTAAGATCGTCGAGCGGAACGACTACTATCCTTTCGGGGGACGGCATGAAAACTCGGCCTTGTCTCTTTCGGCGACGAATCGCTACAAGTTCGGCGGCAAGGAAACACTCGAACCGGTCAGCCTCGATATGCTCGACTTCGGAGCCAGATTCTACGACCCGAGGATCGCTCGCTGGAATACGCAGGACCCGCTGGCTGAAAAATACTTCTCGCTTTCACCCTATAACTATTGCGCGGGAAATCCCATCACGTTGGTCGATCCGACGGGGATGTTCATGACCGATTATTTCAATCTGAATGGGAAAAAAGTTAGGCATGTCGATGACAATAAAACGGATCGTTACTTGGTTCTTACTACATCCAGTCAAGAATCGATAGTCGATCAAACCATAGAGGCGGGCGGTATGATCGATGTGCCGACTAACGATATGGTTGCACTTATGAGTGAAATCTATGACCGGATGGAACAGACAGGTTTAGAATACGGTTTTCGGGTAGGTGAAAAGGGAACTCTGTCCCGGATTGTGGAGGGGAAAAGCGGAGAACTCAGTTTCAATGATTGGCTGCCTGCAATGAAAGATTTAGTCGATCAAGGCGATCGAGTTGTACTCGATGCTCATGGACATCCTTTAAAAAAGGATGAAAATGGAAATATTATTTCTGTTGGAACTCCCAAACCTTCACCTGTTGATAAAGAGAATGTCGTAGGATGTCAGCCCAATATAGTGTTAGGTTATCAGCAACAACAATTCCCTGTTCACAATACATTTCCTACTCAGTTTGAGACAAAAACAGTTAGATATATTGGATTTTTTAATAGGGATCAAGTTTTTTCTCCTATTGAATTTTCGAAATTTAGAAATTCTATTTTCAAAATAAATAAACAGCGATGA
- a CDS encoding type II secretion system F family protein, translated as MNPNDSFALPKHGGHPLKDARKEAIFAELHSLLGSGLDFSRSFSLLIEGERDVQTKTLLSSLYRSVVRGEALARAFERSGRFAPLDCGVLRLGEQTGRLDEALAFLADYYRKRIAQRRMVSGAVSYPLIILFTAIVVVIFMVLVIVPMFEQVYSRMGGELPAMTRWIISLSRAFPTYLTVAALAGAGSLLWWKAYGGRPCVQRFACGWLLKIPIMGDTLKKSVQARFFRLLGLLASSGVPLLQGIGMLEGIIVFYPYRVSFARIARELERGACLSEALERFAELYDRRLVTLLRVGEQTGRLPEMLAREGDVLTAELEHRLRSLGNLLEPVLILLVGLLVAVILVAMYLPMFRLGGIMG; from the coding sequence ATGAACCCGAACGATTCTTTTGCTTTACCCAAGCACGGAGGCCATCCGCTCAAAGACGCCCGCAAGGAGGCCATATTCGCCGAGCTGCACTCGCTGCTCGGCTCCGGACTCGATTTCAGCCGCTCGTTTTCATTGCTGATCGAGGGAGAGCGGGATGTACAAACAAAAACGCTGCTCAGCAGTCTCTACCGCTCGGTCGTACGCGGCGAGGCATTGGCCCGCGCCTTCGAGCGGAGCGGACGCTTCGCTCCGCTCGACTGCGGAGTGCTGCGCCTCGGCGAGCAGACCGGGCGGCTCGACGAGGCGTTGGCTTTTCTGGCCGATTACTACCGCAAGCGCATTGCGCAACGGCGTATGGTCAGCGGCGCGGTGAGCTATCCGCTGATTATCCTCTTTACGGCAATCGTCGTCGTGATTTTCATGGTGCTGGTGATCGTGCCGATGTTCGAGCAGGTCTACTCGCGCATGGGAGGCGAACTGCCGGCGATGACCCGGTGGATCATCTCGCTGTCGAGAGCTTTCCCGACCTATCTGACCGTCGCGGCGCTCGCGGGTGCGGGAAGCCTGTTGTGGTGGAAGGCCTATGGCGGCCGCCCTTGCGTACAGCGGTTTGCCTGCGGATGGCTGCTGAAGATTCCTATAATGGGCGACACGTTGAAAAAGAGCGTGCAGGCCCGTTTCTTCCGCCTGCTCGGCCTGCTTGCTTCTTCTGGAGTCCCGCTGTTGCAGGGCATCGGGATGCTCGAGGGGATCATTGTGTTTTATCCTTACCGCGTCTCCTTTGCACGGATTGCCCGCGAACTGGAACGGGGAGCTTGCCTGTCGGAGGCGCTGGAGCGCTTCGCGGAGCTCTACGACCGGCGGCTCGTCACGCTGCTGAGGGTGGGAGAGCAGACCGGCCGGCTGCCCGAAATGCTCGCCCGAGAAGGCGACGTACTGACCGCAGAGCTCGAGCACCGCCTCCGCTCGCTGGGGAACTTGCTCGAACCCGTGCTGATCCTGCTGGTCGGCCTGCTCGTGGCCGTCATACTCGTCGCCATGTACCTGCCCATGTTCCGTCTCGGCGGTATCATGGGATAG